From one Aggregicoccus sp. 17bor-14 genomic stretch:
- a CDS encoding glycoside hydrolase family 2 yields MDATQRRRIVGILIVATVTLVIVTADLAIGGRADPQPLRAAATLLDGSWRFRTGDDPRWASATWDDSGWETVELTAPPGSHDGDVGLPDYVGGWMAHGHPGYHGYAWYRRAVTVPAGSASWDILGPTLVEDGYELYWNGQLLGGSGRLGPHPRLVGTRPLRFALPADAAGTRGVLAIRAYMLPGSGGSADGGGLHTAPFLAPRPVSDALHRAQWQRTIAGYIADAVEPLAMLALIGLALGYGARSSRKGFLVFACIALALTAARRSNNAIVAWTDLQSLTTYGWLASVMWVPTFAAWVLAWNRWCLPPWRSVDVAAVVLAVAGIIGALTPSATWTSVCRLGSLALFVVLAARIVRSGSMRTLALATLVSIMATLFGSELLDPLGVPGIWFPFGIGVARTQYLYVIVIPLLAILIERTLGPKEAPLERPGNARAA; encoded by the coding sequence ATGGATGCGACACAGCGCAGACGGATCGTCGGGATCCTCATCGTGGCGACGGTGACCCTGGTCATCGTGACGGCCGACCTGGCCATCGGTGGCCGCGCCGACCCGCAGCCGCTGCGCGCCGCCGCCACGCTGCTCGACGGCTCCTGGCGGTTCCGCACCGGTGACGACCCGCGCTGGGCGAGCGCCACGTGGGACGACAGCGGCTGGGAGACGGTCGAACTGACGGCGCCGCCCGGCAGCCACGACGGCGACGTGGGCCTGCCCGATTACGTGGGCGGATGGATGGCGCACGGTCACCCCGGCTACCACGGCTACGCCTGGTACCGGCGCGCGGTGACGGTGCCTGCGGGAAGCGCCTCGTGGGACATCCTCGGGCCGACGCTCGTCGAGGACGGCTATGAGCTGTACTGGAACGGCCAGCTGCTCGGTGGCTCGGGCCGGCTCGGTCCGCACCCGCGCCTCGTCGGCACGCGGCCGCTGCGCTTCGCCCTCCCCGCCGACGCGGCAGGCACCCGCGGCGTGCTCGCCATCCGCGCCTACATGCTTCCCGGCTCCGGGGGCAGCGCGGACGGCGGCGGCCTGCACACCGCGCCCTTCCTGGCTCCGCGGCCCGTGAGCGATGCGCTCCATCGCGCGCAATGGCAGCGGACCATCGCGGGTTACATCGCCGATGCCGTCGAGCCCCTCGCGATGCTGGCCCTCATCGGGCTGGCGCTCGGGTATGGGGCGCGCAGCAGCCGCAAGGGCTTCCTGGTCTTCGCCTGCATCGCGCTCGCGCTCACGGCCGCCCGGCGCAGCAACAATGCGATCGTCGCGTGGACGGACCTGCAGAGCCTGACCACTTATGGATGGCTGGCGTCGGTGATGTGGGTGCCGACCTTCGCCGCCTGGGTGCTGGCCTGGAACCGTTGGTGCCTGCCTCCGTGGCGCAGCGTCGATGTGGCGGCTGTGGTGCTGGCGGTCGCTGGGATCATCGGCGCCCTCACTCCCTCGGCGACCTGGACGAGTGTCTGCCGGCTCGGGTCGCTCGCGCTGTTCGTCGTGCTCGCCGCGCGCATCGTTCGCAGCGGCTCGATGCGGACCCTGGCGCTCGCCACGCTGGTCTCGATCATGGCCACCCTCTTCGGCAGCGAGTTGCTCGATCCGCTCGGCGTGCCGGGCATCTGGTTCCCCTTCGGCATCGGCGTGGCGCGGACGCAGTACCTCTATGTGATCGTCATCCCGCTGCTCGCCATCCTGATCGAGCGGACCCTGGGGCCAAAGGAAGCGCCGCTCGAGAGGCCTGGGAACGCGCGCGCGGCGTGA
- a CDS encoding VOC family protein: MHRSRLSNFVIDCQVEDLEAATRFWSAALGRKEVPADPADPNYRGLEAEDTEPLLLVQKVGHGSRIHLDIESDDLEAEVARLEKLGAKRIGFVKRWWVMEAPTGQRFCVINPQRGPLDGKANEWP, from the coding sequence ATGCACCGCAGCAGGCTGAGCAACTTCGTCATCGACTGCCAGGTGGAGGACCTGGAAGCGGCCACCCGCTTCTGGAGCGCTGCGCTCGGGCGCAAGGAGGTGCCCGCGGACCCCGCGGACCCGAACTACCGCGGGCTCGAGGCGGAGGACACCGAGCCGCTCTTGCTCGTGCAGAAGGTGGGGCACGGCAGCCGCATCCACCTGGACATCGAGTCGGATGACCTGGAGGCGGAGGTCGCGCGGCTCGAGAAGCTGGGGGCCAAGCGCATCGGCTTCGTGAAGCGCTGGTGGGTGATGGAGGCGCCGACCGGACAGCGCTTCTGCGTCATCAATCCGCAGCGCGGGCCGCTCGACGGCAAGGCGAACGAGTGGCCGTGA